In Magnolia sinica isolate HGM2019 chromosome 12, MsV1, whole genome shotgun sequence, a single genomic region encodes these proteins:
- the LOC131221759 gene encoding G-type lectin S-receptor-like serine/threonine-protein kinase At1g11330 isoform X1 — MHREGRRKGLELPLFSFATVVAATDNFSPTNKLGQGGFGPVYKGKLPEGPEIAVKRLSRSSGQGLEEFKNEIILIAKLQHMNLVRILGCCIEGEEKILLYEYMPNKSLDSFLFDPTKGKLLDWGKRVHIINGIAQGLLYLHKYSRLRVIHRDLKASNILLDGKMNPKISDFGMARIFGRNESEANTNRVVGTYGYMSPEYAMEGLFSEKSDVFSFGVLLLEIVSGKKNTSFYHSDRSLNLLGYAWELWKDGRVSELMDPMLGDPTSTCCNILRFIQMGLLCVQESAKDRPTMSDVVSMLGNEMATLTNPKQPAFFLGRRGLEENSSKNRTENCSNNDLTISEIEAR; from the exons ATGCACAGAGAAGGCAGGAGGAAGGGTCTGGAGTTGCCGTTATTCAGCTTTGCAACTGTAGTAGCCGCTACAGATAACTTCTCTCCAACAAATAAGCTTGGGCAGGGCGGTTTCGGCCCTGTTTATAAG GGTAAGCTGCCCGAGGGACCAGAAATTGCAGTGAAAAGGCTTTCGAGAAGTTCTGGACAAGGTCTAgaagagttcaaaaatgagattaTACTTATTGCCAAACTACAACATATGAATCTTGTTAGGATCTTGGGATGCTGCatcgaaggagaagaaaagatacTACTCTACGAATACATGCCCAACAAAAGTTTGGATTCCTTCCTCTTTG atccaaccaAAGGAAAGCTTTTAGATTGGGGAAAACGTGTCCACATCATCAATGGAATTGCTCAAGGGCTTCTCTATCTTCACAAGTACTCCAGATTGAGAGTTATTCACAGAGATCTTAAAGCCAGTAACATTCTCTTGGATGGTAAGATGAACCCCAAGATATCAGATTTTGGCATGGCGAGAATTTTCGGGCGAAATGAATCAGAGGCAAATACAAATAGGGTTGTTGGAACTTA TGGTTATATGTCTCCCGAGTATGCAATGGAGGGCCTTTTCTCAGAGAAATCTGACGTCTTTAGCTTCGGAGTCTTACTTCTAGAGATTGTCAGTGGCAAGAAGAACACCAGCTTTTATCATTCCGATAGGTCTCTAAACCTTCTGGGATAT GCATGGGAATTGTGGAAGGATGGTAGGGTCTCCGAGTTGATGGACCCGATGTTAGGTGATCCAACATCTACCTGCTGCAACATTTTGAGATTCATCCAAATGGGACTCTTATGTGTGCAGGAAAGTGCGAAGGATAGACCCACCATGTCCGACGTTGTTTCTATGCTTGGTAACGAAATGGCAACATTGACTAATCCGAAACAACCAGCATTCTTTCTAGGAAGAAGGGgtcttgaggagaattcatctAAAAACAGAACAGAGAATTGTTCCAATAATGATTTAACCATTTCTGAGATAGAAGCTAGATAG
- the LOC131220264 gene encoding G-type lectin S-receptor-like serine/threonine-protein kinase At2g19130: protein MMIRKSGKLFILLSFFIFYCLCIRFSHAADTITQDQPLLDGKTLISAGEVFELGFFSPGKSKNRYVGIWYKKVTKRRVVWVANRKNPVSPSSGVLTINSTNGNLMILDKNGSNFMVTTDSATNQTIARLLDSGNLILIEGNSTNHEGRVIWQSFDYPTDTYLPGMKLGVNRTSGRKWVLSSWTSEDDPAPGNFTNGIDSDGLAQFFTWKGRQKYWTSGTWNGKFFSLLPEMRTYPIFNYSYVSNEDGRYFIYSLYDKTRISISVMDVSGQMKLWSWFEDHQSWFSLSSQPSKACEFYAPCGAYGICDGSTSLCKCLPGFEPYSRRDWHAGDKSNRCMRRIQLKCGNDDGFSRLSGMIFSGHARVLKNSSLSLEECESECRRNCSCIAYASAHDNRTGCSFWDGELINLREISDKVPDLYVRQQATRNGKF, encoded by the coding sequence ATGATGATAAGAAAATCCGGCAAACTGTTTATTCTTCTCAGTTTCTTCATATTCTACTGCCTCTGCATTCGATTTTCCCACGCGGCGGATACCATCACACAAGACCAACCGCTCCTTGACGGGAAGACCTTGATTTCTGCTGGTGAGGTTTTCGAGCTGGGCTTCTTCAGCCCCGGCAAGTCGAAGAATCGTTACGTGGGAATATGGTACAAGAAAGTCACGAAACGAAGGGTTGTATGGGTTGCCAATAGGAAAAACCCAGTCTCACCTTCATCTGGTGTCCTTACAATCAACAGCACCAATGGAAATCTGATGATCTTGGATAAGAATGGAAGCAACTTCATGGTGACAACTGATTCTGCCACCAATCAAACAATTGCTCGGCTCTTAGATTCCGGAAACCTCATACTGATAGAAGGGAATTCGACGAATCATGAAGGCCGGGTCATATGGCAAAGCTTTGATTATCCTACCGATACGTATCTCCCTGGCATGAAACTGGGAGTGAATAGAACGAGTGGGCGAAAATGGGTCCTTTCTTCATGGACAAGTGAAGATGACCCTGCTCCCGGGAACTTCACTAATGGAATCGATTCCGATGGATTGGCTCAGTTTTTTACATGGAAAGGACGACAAAAATACTGGACTAGTGGCACTTGGAACGGGAAATTTTTCAGCCTTCTTCCTGAAATGAGAACATATCCTATCTTCAATTACAGCTACGTATCGAATGAGGATGGGAGATATTTTATATATTCACTTTATGATAAAACTAGAATTTCAATATCGGTGATGGACGTGTCTGGGCAAATGAAGCTATGGTCATGGTTTGAGGACCACCAATCTTGGTTTTCGTTGTCGTCTCAACCAAGTAAGGCATGTGAGTTTTATGCTCCTTGTGGGGCTTATGGTATCTGCGATGGGAGTACGTCCTTGTGCAAGTGCTTGCCCGGGTTTGAGCCTTACTCTCGACGAGATTGGCATGCAGGTGATAAATCAAACCGGTGCATGAGGCGAATACAACTGAAGTGTGGGAATGACGATGGGTTCTCGCGGTTGAGTGGCATGATATTTTCTGGTCACGCTCGAGTTCTTAAGAATTCAAGTCTCAGCCTAGAAGAATGCGAATCTGAGTGCAGGAGAAACTGCTCTTGTATTGCTTATGCTTCTGCTCATGACAACAGAACCGGATGTTCCTTTTGGGATGGAGAGTTGATAAATCTTCGTGAGATCTCCGACAAAGTCCCTGATCTTTATGTTCGACAACAAGCCACTAGAAATGGTAAATTTTAA
- the LOC131221759 gene encoding receptor-like serine/threonine-protein kinase SD1-7 isoform X2, producing the protein MHREGRRKGLELPLFSFATVVAATDNFSPTNKLGQGGFGPVYKGKLPEGPEIAVKRLSRSSGQGLEEFKNEIILIAKLQHMNLVRILGCCIEGEEKILLYEYMPNKNPTKGKLLDWGKRVHIINGIAQGLLYLHKYSRLRVIHRDLKASNILLDGKMNPKISDFGMARIFGRNESEANTNRVVGTYGYMSPEYAMEGLFSEKSDVFSFGVLLLEIVSGKKNTSFYHSDRSLNLLGYAWELWKDGRVSELMDPMLGDPTSTCCNILRFIQMGLLCVQESAKDRPTMSDVVSMLGNEMATLTNPKQPAFFLGRRGLEENSSKNRTENCSNNDLTISEIEAR; encoded by the exons ATGCACAGAGAAGGCAGGAGGAAGGGTCTGGAGTTGCCGTTATTCAGCTTTGCAACTGTAGTAGCCGCTACAGATAACTTCTCTCCAACAAATAAGCTTGGGCAGGGCGGTTTCGGCCCTGTTTATAAG GGTAAGCTGCCCGAGGGACCAGAAATTGCAGTGAAAAGGCTTTCGAGAAGTTCTGGACAAGGTCTAgaagagttcaaaaatgagattaTACTTATTGCCAAACTACAACATATGAATCTTGTTAGGATCTTGGGATGCTGCatcgaaggagaagaaaagatacTACTCTACGAATACATGCCCAACAAAA atccaaccaAAGGAAAGCTTTTAGATTGGGGAAAACGTGTCCACATCATCAATGGAATTGCTCAAGGGCTTCTCTATCTTCACAAGTACTCCAGATTGAGAGTTATTCACAGAGATCTTAAAGCCAGTAACATTCTCTTGGATGGTAAGATGAACCCCAAGATATCAGATTTTGGCATGGCGAGAATTTTCGGGCGAAATGAATCAGAGGCAAATACAAATAGGGTTGTTGGAACTTA TGGTTATATGTCTCCCGAGTATGCAATGGAGGGCCTTTTCTCAGAGAAATCTGACGTCTTTAGCTTCGGAGTCTTACTTCTAGAGATTGTCAGTGGCAAGAAGAACACCAGCTTTTATCATTCCGATAGGTCTCTAAACCTTCTGGGATAT GCATGGGAATTGTGGAAGGATGGTAGGGTCTCCGAGTTGATGGACCCGATGTTAGGTGATCCAACATCTACCTGCTGCAACATTTTGAGATTCATCCAAATGGGACTCTTATGTGTGCAGGAAAGTGCGAAGGATAGACCCACCATGTCCGACGTTGTTTCTATGCTTGGTAACGAAATGGCAACATTGACTAATCCGAAACAACCAGCATTCTTTCTAGGAAGAAGGGgtcttgaggagaattcatctAAAAACAGAACAGAGAATTGTTCCAATAATGATTTAACCATTTCTGAGATAGAAGCTAGATAG
- the LOC131221759 gene encoding receptor-like serine/threonine-protein kinase SD1-6 isoform X3, with product MNPKISDFGMARIFGRNESEANTNRVVGTYGYMSPEYAMEGLFSEKSDVFSFGVLLLEIVSGKKNTSFYHSDRSLNLLGYAWELWKDGRVSELMDPMLGDPTSTCCNILRFIQMGLLCVQESAKDRPTMSDVVSMLGNEMATLTNPKQPAFFLGRRGLEENSSKNRTENCSNNDLTISEIEAR from the exons ATGAACCCCAAGATATCAGATTTTGGCATGGCGAGAATTTTCGGGCGAAATGAATCAGAGGCAAATACAAATAGGGTTGTTGGAACTTA TGGTTATATGTCTCCCGAGTATGCAATGGAGGGCCTTTTCTCAGAGAAATCTGACGTCTTTAGCTTCGGAGTCTTACTTCTAGAGATTGTCAGTGGCAAGAAGAACACCAGCTTTTATCATTCCGATAGGTCTCTAAACCTTCTGGGATAT GCATGGGAATTGTGGAAGGATGGTAGGGTCTCCGAGTTGATGGACCCGATGTTAGGTGATCCAACATCTACCTGCTGCAACATTTTGAGATTCATCCAAATGGGACTCTTATGTGTGCAGGAAAGTGCGAAGGATAGACCCACCATGTCCGACGTTGTTTCTATGCTTGGTAACGAAATGGCAACATTGACTAATCCGAAACAACCAGCATTCTTTCTAGGAAGAAGGGgtcttgaggagaattcatctAAAAACAGAACAGAGAATTGTTCCAATAATGATTTAACCATTTCTGAGATAGAAGCTAGATAG